The nucleotide window ttttttagtttatttgcctgctttgggtcttcattgctgcatgcgggctttctctaattgcagcgagcagggctactctttgttgcggtgcgcgggcttctcattgcggtggcttctcttgttgcggagcatgggctctaggtgcgggggcttcagtggttgcagcgggcaggctcagtagttgtggctcacgggcttagttgctccacagcacgtgggatcttcccggaccagggctcaaactcttgtccactgcactggcaggcggattcttaaccacttcaccaccagggaagccccattttgtaCTCATTTTAAATCATTCTAAAACTCTGTGCAGAATCTAAGCCTTTCTGAGTACATTCAAGCACATTGGATATTCCACCAACTTCACCTCTTTGCACAGACTCTCCCACAGCCCTCCGTGCTGCCACACGGAGACTGGTTCCCTGCACCCCTGGGGCAGGGCTGATGTCCCGGATCTCCTTCTCCTCATTCTGGGcagccctctgcctctctctcctacTGTATAATTTTACAAGGCTTCCCTGTTGCCTGGATCCCATGTTTCCCTGCTGTTGGTTTTCTCCATCATTTCCCCCGCAGTTTGTCTAACAGTAACCTGAAGAAGGGAACATGGAAAGGAAAACATTGTAACTCTGAAATATCTTAGGCTACCCTAGGACTTACTCTCATCTTGACCCAATCTAGAACTCTATGTTGGAAATACTGATTTTTTCCCTTAGAATTCGGAAGGCGTTGATTCACTGTCTTCTAGCCTCCAGGCCCATGTTTTTTGCCTCTTGAAGTTTTCAAGGTCTctcttcttttccatcctttctgCAATTTCACTGTGATGTTTCTTAGTGTCGGTCTGTTTTCATCTACTGCAGTAAGAGTTTGCTTAGGCCATTCCAGATGTAAATTTTTGCCTGTAAACTCCGAGAGGtttccttgaaaataattttttattatttcctactCTCCCTTATTTTTGAAACTTGTATTGCTTACTCGCTGGAATCTCTTGATTGATAGAGGAATATTCTTATAGGTCTTCTCTCCTCCTTGCCATtacttttctattcctattactTACTGTGAGTATGACTGTAATTTTTCAATTCAtctactgaattatacacttctatgacattatttttaatttcaaagagcCCTTTTTGGTTCTATGATTTTATATAATTGTAtagaattctgtttttgtttaatatacaatatatcttTTACATCTTTCAAATATTATTGCTAACAGTGGTAGGGGAGCTGTCAGGTCTCTTGGTTATCTACTTTCATGATATCATGAACTTCCTCCTCACAGCACTTAGCTCAGTAGTGATTTACATTTATCTTTGTCATTTCTGTCCATCTCCCTCACCACAGTGCCTGTCGCACATCACCCAGGTCCTaactgtttttcttcattttttctccaGTGTCTCCAGATCATGATTGAAGGTGGCCTTGAAATATAcactccttaacctctctgagtctccactTCTGTGTCTCCTTTCTctgagtctctctctctgtgtctgtacAAAGGCATCACATGTTGGGTGCCTCAtgggtttgctttttgttttaattaattaatttatttatttattggctgcaccaggtcttcattgcggtacgcgggatctacttccctgaccagggatcgaacccgggcccctgtattgggagctcggagtcttagcctctggaccaccagggaagtcccctcgtGGGTTTGCTTTGAGGAATAAATTTGACCCACTATGTAAATCACATGGCATTATTGCTTTAATTCTTATTAAGTGTTCCTCTATTCATAGTTACCATCACTACAATGAATATagcatttagcttgtttccattcTTTGCTTTTATAAACCACAATTCAAGAACATCCTTGAATATATGTTTTTGAGAACATGTGTGATTATCTTCGCAGGATaaatttctgaaagagaaatttctatGTCATAATGTAAACATATTGaaggcaaccctcctacactgttggtgggaatgtaaatcggtatatccactagggagaacagtatggaggttgattaaaaaagtaaacatacaaGTACCATGTGACCCAGCTATCCCAATCCTGGGCCTAGATTCGGAGAAAACCGTAGTTTTAAAAGACACGGGCACCCCAACGATCAtggcagcactatgtacaatagccaagacatggaagcaacctaagtgtataaggacagatgaatgcataatgAAGATaggatacatatacacaatggaatattactcagccataaaaaggatgaaataatgccatttccagcCACAAGGAAGGAAGCGAAACTGGAAAAGACAagtatcctatgatatcacttacaggtggaatctaaaactggatacaaatgaacttctttacaaaagagaaacagcctcacagacttagaaaagaaacttacggttaccaaaagggaaaggtggtGGGCAGGGAAAAATGAGCAGGTTgagatgaacatatacacactactatttataaaataatcaacaaggacccactgtatagcacaaggaaccctactcaacactctataataacctatatgcgAAGAGAACCCAAAAAAGGACATATATACGTCTATGCATAAGTGAGTCAagttgctgtacacctaaaaaaaCATAACGCCccgcaacattgtaaattaccTATAcaccaatacaaaataaaaaaaatttttaatgtaaatatactGAAATTGAGACGTTCTGCATActgacctttaaaatttttcgACCAGTTTTCAATCCCATCAATCTTTATGACAGTATATTCTCCCTAAATTCCTGTCAATACTCTCCTCATACTATTATCTTTGCCAAGATGATAGATTTTAATTTATTCCCATTCTTTATTCCACATCTACATTTTTCTTTACGtttatttgttatatatttgtttgacatttgcatttcttattttacaaattgttttctaatacactttaattatgttttgtttgggatttagttattttaaacacTGAATTCAGGAAGGACAAAGCAGCCTCCAACATCAGAAGCTGGTCTGACGTTTACCTTAGGCCTCAGCGTTGCCAGAAGCTGGGCTGGTGCTCACCACGCAGCCGTGTTCTTCTCCTATTGGACATATGTCACCCCACAGAACATCAACATCAGACAAGGACACCTGAGACCATGACACAGTGAGACAAAACAAGACCACAACATCATTTTCTCCAAGCACAGACCAAACAAGGCAGCACTATGCACCTCACAATGTATCAAGCCTCTCCCTGTGCTGATACCAGCAACCACGGCTTCTTTCCAATCACAGCTGCATCCTCACTCTAGTCTTTCCTCCTTACAGGGAAGATTCACCGACATGCCCGGTCATAGAATTGCCCCCACTTCCTGACAACACTCAGTGTAGAGTGAGCCCCTCCTCCATACACCCTCCTCAAAATCACCCAACCAGAGCCCACATCTTGTACATGTTCTATCTAGATAGGTGTTCTATCTAACACCTCACACTAAGACACCGTGGTCCCCGATGGTGTGTCATCTCCCTCGCTGCATCCAGTAATAAATCCAACTTGTTTGCCCACAGATTTTCTCCTGGTGGTCTTTGGCTGAAAAACATTGCAACCTGTTTCTCAATGTTTTTGTCTTTGAGTTTGATAAGGGCATGTGTTAGTATCTTTGTGAATGTCTGGTTGACATAAagaaaatttatgattttttagcGGTTTTTCACCTTTGGGTCATACAACTCTTCATTCCCCAAATGTAAAAAATTCAAGTATTTTTTTGTCTAGGAGAGAGGGGTCCAAGGGTGAAGGGAAACAGAACTGATTGAATTTGGGGGGAACGAATAGCAGGAGCAGTCAGTAAAGAATTCTAAGCTGGTGGATTCTAAGGTTTACATCTCCTGCTTTATCATTTCACAAGTATGTACAGGTCCTGCAAGGTATTTGATATCTGCTGTGTTCAGTGAATACTTTCTCTTGGGCTAAGTGAAGACTTCAGTGTCTGCTTATATTTACCAGGTTAATGAAAAGAACAGCAAGAGCTCAAGGTTATAAAGACAAGAATTAGCTCCAGCGATGGGCAGTCTTGAACACATATGACCTTAAGGTGATAAACCACGGTGTCCTTAATGTCTGAACACTCTAGTTGTTAAAATACATGTTAATGAAACTTTCTGCGCATGCTGCATTTTAAGGATATATCTAAGACCCACATAGACAAATCCATGATTTCCATATGAAGGTTATTTTAATATGCATCAACCTATGAGTCACACAGTATCTTTTTGGGGGAGGAGACTGGAAATTAAGAACATTATAGATATGCAATGCCCAATAGGCTAGCTACTAGCCAcatatttaatgttatttaaactAAATAACATTAAGGTGCTTAGCACAGTAGCCACTTCTGAGGTGCTAAAGAGCGACctgtagctagtggctacctgATTTTGACAGTGCAGATATAGAACAATTCCTTCACCACAGAACATTCTATTGGACAGGACTGCTCTTCATGCTTTCTGGGCCTCAAGTCAGATATACTGGACCCATGAAAGGGCcaatattatttcacttagagaagATGTCAGATTTCTGTCTGGGATATGAATACATACTTAGCTGGTGTGTAACAAAACCAAACTAGGTTATGAGTGGGTATGGTGCCTTCAGGCACAAACTGTTTCCAGGTCCAAAGGGGAAACACCTGTCCCCCTACCTCCCTTCCCGGACTGAGGACACTCTCTGGGATCAGTTTCCAAGGGGTAAGTTCTCTCCTAGAGGAGCCCCAGGGGCAGGGCCCTCAGCTGAGTGTGGGGAGGCAGGGAGTCCAGCTCAGGGAGAGGGATTCTCCAAAACGAACAGGAGGCAAAGGCAAGGGTCAGTTAGGAGATTTTCCCAGGTTTATTCGAACAGCAGTTCTCAGAGTGTGATCTGTGGAACCCTTGAAGTCACTGAGACCCTTTCATGAGATCCATGAGGTGAAACCTACTTTCATAGCATTACTAAGATATTATTTGACTTACCATTATGTTGACATTTGCTTTGAGGTATAACTTAGCAGTGATGGAGACTACTGTAGCaaactgcaatataattattttcaccACAACTtacttgcagaaaaaaaaaagcaggtttgCTTTAAAACCTTCTGGTTGATGCATTAcaaatttttatctttcctaataagctataacggaaaagaaaatgaaaaagaatgtatatacacatgtatagctgaatctctttgctgtataacagaaattaacacaacactgtaaatcaactatacctcattaaaaaaaactttaaaaaatacataaaaattcttTTGTTTCCTAAATTATCTTTAgatccactttttcttttttgggtgccacgccccacagcatgtgagatcttagttccctgaacagggattgaacccttgaacccaggccatggcagtgacagctctgagtcctaaccactggacggccagggaactcccttaaatccacattttaaaagtacCTTCTAAGATGACATGGGAAGTACCCATCAAGCCCTTCTGCTACATTCCAAAGTACTATGTCCCAAGGAAAATAATTTGTGTGACCTGAACTACCCTCTTCTTCATGGAATACAAtgtttacttgaaagaatgaatgacacTGGAAGATCTATATAACTTAGTGAAACAacgtattacttttttaaaatcttaccttAGTCCAAGAGACATTCAATGTGCAAAATAGGGTTATGGAGTTTAACGTAACAGAATAggaaatagttaataatattgtttcAGGTCCACTTTGAAAATAACCTTTGAGAAACTACCACTTGTGTAGTTTTCGTTTTGTATCAAAGACTAACATCCATGACTGTCTGAAAAGGTTTTTGAAAATACTACTCCTACATATGTGTGGGCCTGTTTATTTTCATAGACTTCAATCAAAACAACGGATTCATTGAAGAAGCAAACATGAACATCCAGGGGTCTTCTAATGAGACAGACAAGAAACAGAGAGacttgcaaaaatataaaaatctgaaaagcTCCACTTTTCCCACTACCGTGTTTATTTTGGGAAgtagttatttttcatattaaatcatgggttattaatattattctaaataaattaattttaaaattttaaactctattaTTTGTACTTTGGAAAGTACCGACAGAAGTATCCACACAAAATTATCTGTGGGGTCGTCACTAGTTTGTAAGACTGTATAAatattctgaccacaatgctgtgaaaATCGCTGACTACACAGTCCCTGGGCCAGGACTCAGGGAGACACTGTGACAAAGAGCTCTCggtgcaggaggggagggatCAGGCAGAGTCCCAGGTCCCGGGAGGAGCAGGCTCTCAGGCTCTCAGGCTCTCAGGGTGTCAGGCGGTCTCTGGGGCGGGGACGCTCCGCGGGGGGGATTCCCAGTCTCCCGGAGTTTCACTTTCTCTCTCACAACCTGTGTCGGGCCCTCCTGCCTGGATACTCGTGACGCGTCCCCACTTCTCACTCCCATTGCGTGTCCGGTTTCTGGAGAAGCCAATCAGCGTCCCCGCGGTTCCCGGTTATAAAGTCTCCACCGACCCGCCGCACGCAGTTTCTCCTCAGACGCCGAGGTGGTGGGTCATGGCGCCGCGAACCCTCCTCCTGCTCCTCTCCGGGGCCCTGGCTCTGACCGAGACCTGGGCGGGTGAGTGCGGGGTCGGGAGGGAACGGCCTCTGCGGGGAGGAGCCAGGGGACCCCGGGGGTCGGGGGTCAGGACTCCCAGGGAAGGAGCCACGCCGCCGCCCCCGGTCCCCGCCTGTCCCTCCCTTGCTTCCcgccccctcttctctccccgcGAGGTGCCGGCCCTTCTCCGACCTCCACACCTTTTCCGTCTCACGAGCCCCTCGCCCCCTCCCCGCTGCCGGCCCCGTCACCTCGGACCCGGGGACCCGCGCTGGGAGGAGGGTCGGACCGGATctcgcccctccccgcccccaggctcCCACTCCCTGAGGTATTTCTACACCGGGGTGTCCCGGCCGGGCCGCGGGGAGCCCCGCTTCATCGTCGTCGGCTACGTGGACGACACGCAGTTCGTGCGGTTCGACAGCGACGCCCCGAATCCGAGGATGGAGCCGCGGGCGCCGTGGGTGGAGCAGGAGGGGCCGGAGTACTGGGATCGGGAGACGCGGACCTGCAAGGACGCCGCACAGATTTACCGAGTGGACCTGAACACCCTGCGCGGCTACTACAACCAGAGCGAGGCCGGTGAGCGACGCGGGCCCGGGTCCGGGTCACGACCCCCATCCCCAGGGACGGGCCGGCGTCGCCCCGAGTCTCCGGGTCCGAGGGTCACCCCAACATTGCGGGACCCGCCCGGCCCCGCGACTCGGGAGGAAACGGCGGGACTTTACCCGGTTTCATTTTCAGTTTGGGTTTAATCGCTGCGGCTGGTCGGGGCGGGGTCAGGGTCTCACACCATCCAGGAGATGTACGGCTGCGACGTGGGGCCGGACGGTCGCCTCCTCCGCGGGTACAGACAGGACGCCTACGACGGCGCCGATTACATCGCCCTGAACGAGGACCTGCGCTCCTGGACCGCGGCCGACGCGGCGGCTCAGATCACCAAGGGCAAGTGGGAGGCGGCcggtgctgcggagcaactaaggaaCTACGTGGAGGGCACCTGCGTGGAGTGGCTCCTCAGATACCTGGAGACCGGGAAGGACACGCTGCAGCGCGCAGGTACGAGGGGCCGCGGGGCCTCCCTGGTGTCCCCTCGGGCTGGAGCTGGCTTCCCACAAGGGGAGGAAATGGGGTCCCTGTGGGAACACCGCCCCAACTTCTTGTCGGGAGAGGGAGGAATCCGCCCAGGTTTTCATATTCGGTACAAGACAGTGACTCGCCGGTGGCCTCACTTCTCTGAAAGACAGTGAAGGAATCCAGTCTCTTTGGGGAAGAAACAGGAAACCATCCGTGAAATAACTGACCAGCGGCGCCCTTTGACCCTGACCCCCATCTTGTGAACCATGACTTTCTCTCTCAAGGCCTGTTCTCAGCCTGAGAACATCTTAGGAGGCCTGACTCTAGCTTTTCTGAGGCATTCAGCCTCTACCAAAGTCAGGACCATTGCTCTGTATTCTCCCCTTTACATGGAGCCTCCTACCTTGGCTTTCATCCTTATCATAGAACTTGACAAGGACTgggagatcttcccagaccccgGAGTCCAGGCTGGTGTCTGGTGTTTTTGCTGCTTCTTTTCAAACCTGTTGTGCTGTTCATTCTCAGGATGGTCACATGATGCTGCTTCAGTGGCCCATGAAGGTAACACTAAGTGTGAATTTTCTGATTCTTCCTCCTCAGACCCTCCAAAGACACACGTGACCCACCACCCCATCTCTGACCGTGAGGTCACCCTGaggtgctgggccctgggcttcTACCCTAAGGAGATCTCACTGACCTGGCAGCGTGATGGGGAGGATCAGACCCAGGACATGGAGCTTGTGGAGACCAGGCCTTCAGGGGACAGAACCTTCCAGAAGTGGGCGGCCCTGGTGGTGCCTTCTGGAGAGGAGCAGAGATACACGTGCCACGTGCAGCACGAGGGGCTTCAGGAGCCCCTCACCGTGAGATGGGGTAAGGAGGGACGTGTGGGGTGGAGCTTCCTCTCAGATAAAGCAGGAGCCCTTCTGGACATGTTCAGCAAGGTCGGGATTCGTGCCTGAGGTCAGggccccttccctttcctccacagaaCCTCCTCAGTCCACCGTCCCCATCATGGTCCTCATTGTTGGCCTGGTTCTCTTGGTGGTCACTGGAGCTGTGGTGGCTGGAGCTGTGATCTGGAGGAAGAAGCACTCAGgtagggaaggggggaaggatcTGAGTTTTCTTGTCTCACTGGGGGGTTCAAGCCCAGGTGGAAGCTTGCCTGCGTGTGTATTGGGCAGCACCATTCAGAGACATTGCTTGTCAGTCTGCAGACTGGCACTTACCCTTTTGTAAGCACGTGTGGAAATGAAAGACACGTTTTTCACCTTCATAATTCCAGTTGGGGACCAGATTACCAGCACTTGAAGGTCAGAGAGGGAAGGTTCCTGCTGACAGACCCCCAGGAGGGAAGAAGTTGATCCAGTCCCCGCACATCTCCTTTCTTCATGTTCCTGATCCTATCATGGGTTTTGGTCAACAGTTCTGGAAAGTTCTCTGTGGTCCAGGACTAGAGGGTTCCTCTAGGATCTCACAACTCAGTCTTCTCCCTGGCCTCTCACGTGATGTTTTCTTCTTACAGGTGAAAAAGGAGGGAGCTACGCTCAGGCTGCAAGTAAGTGTGGAGGGGCTGTGATTCCTGAGACCCTTGTGAGGGTGCAGACAGGAGGCCATGGGGGGGCTCACCCTCCTAAAGTTCCTTCTCTAGTTTATCTCCTGTGGGTTCTGACCACGTCCTGGTTTTGTTCTCCCCCAGGCAGCGACAGTGCCCAGGGCTCTGATGTGTCTCTCACGGATCCTAAAGGTGAGACCCTGGAGGGCCTAGATTGGGAGAGATGTTGGGGCGGAGGAGATGCCCCAGGTGGTGGGGATCCTTGAATGGGACATTTGAGCATGTGGGGGGCTGTTGGGAAGGTCAGCACTTACATGACTGACCGGAATTTGttcatgattattttctttcacagTGTGAGACAGCAGCCTCGTGGGACTGAGTAATGCACGGTCCCACTATGTGGCTTCAGATCCCGTGACTCCTCTTTCTGCAGCTGCATCTGAATGTGTCTGTGTTCCTCGTAGCATAATGTGAGGAGGTGGGGAGACTggcccacccctgcccaccaCGACCCCTCCCCACCCGGACCTATGTTCTCTTCCCTGATCCACTTGCCTGTTccagcagaggcagggctgggccacCTCCATCCCTGTCTTAACTTCGTGGTGCACTGAATAATAATGTCTTAACTTGCCTGTTGGAAATAAAATCTGtatatgaattttgttttttctaattcctGCCGTGAGGCGTTTTTGGGATAATAAAGGAAAGGATTCTTAaagtttgagagagaaaataaatggaagcGCTGAGAACCTTCCAGAATCTGTGTGCTTGCTGTGCTCTGTCTGATGCAGGTGGGACAGGAGGAGGCGGTGAGGAGCTGAGTGTGGATGCGGCCTGTGCCCACTCCGTGCTCACTGCATCGTGGGCTTTGATGGGGTCACTGCTCTGCCAGGTCATCTGCTCTGTTCCTTTGTCCTCGTCACTTCAGTAGAACCTTGTCCCACCAGGACCTGTGATCTCAGAGGCTCAGAAATCAGCTGGGCCTCGTACTGTCTCCAGGACTGTGGGCAGCAAGGGCTTCCTGTAACCAGGTAGCCTTGGCTCGGGCCTTGCTCCCATCCTCGGACCCTGTCTTTATCGTGCGtgtttatattttgcttatttagttgttgttgttggaatAATGACTGTTGTTTTTCATGTGCAGAGTTTGGTCTCATTCTTCTCTGGGTGTCCCCATCTCTGACAGCAGCCGGAGTCATTTTGCCTGTCTTGTCCCCACAAGTCCAAGGGGGCCCTGCACACAGGATTCTCAGTAGTATCAAGAGAGCAATTTTCAGCCTCATCCAGCTCTTGCCCTCCTTCTAGAGATGTCTGCTGGATTCTTCTTTCCAACTTTTCCCCATCTTTTAAAAGGAACCAGATTCTGGAATTAGCAAACAGAAGGGACCCAATATGAGATGAGAGAGTCAATGTCTCTCATCTTGACAATTCTTGCtggatttctctcttctctgcagCCTGGCCCCTCTTCTGCCCTTAGATCTTCTAAGCCCAGTGCTGACTCCAATCCAAACTGATGGATTTAGAAAGCAGAGTCTAACAGAGTCAGGGTATGTTGGAATATAGGACGCATAAGTGCAGGATATTCTTTTCTGAAGCGAGAAGGAGCATGGTGTGTGGTGTGCAGACTGAttggtgtgggagggaggggagatcaGCCCTTGTGAGAAAAGTACAGGCGGCATTGATGTCATTGCAAATGGATGTTGTGCTGTAGCTGCCACAAGACAGCATGTGGCTTGAGGTCACGTTAATAAAGACACTGTCTCTAAAATAAGGAGGTGCTGTACACTGATCATTCAATTGATATTTTTGTGTGCCAGATACATGACACACTATTTTTGCATCTAGGAAACCTCAGGGAACTAACAACAGACAAAACTTGTCAGCCATGTGGCGTATATGCTCTAGGGGAAAGGGCAGAGTGCACTATGAGATTAGTAAGTGAGGGAAGTGTTTACATTGGAAGTTGGTAAGTGCTTTGAGGAAGGTGACCCAGCATGTAAGTGTGTGGGGACAGGGATGATGTCTGTTTTACTAGGGTGGTCAGTGTGGGCCTGATTGAGAAGGTGACCTTTGAGTAGAGATGTGAAGGACATGAAGGTATGTCCACGAGGATTCTGGGGCAAGTTCTCTCCAGGAAGGGGAGCCTCCAGTGCCAGTGCACTAGGGCAGGAGAGTGTCTGCGTGTTCAAGGAAGAGTGAGGAGGCCATCGTAGCTGGAGGAGAGAGGAATTGAGATGAGATGCAGTGTCCGGACAGATCATATAGACCTAGACAATATTAGAAGGGTTTTGATTTTGTCTGAGTAAGGGTGCGGagtctaggatttttttttttttttttttttttttgcggtacgcgggcctttctcactgttgtggcctctcccgttgtggagcacaggctccggacgcgcaggctccgcggccatggctcacgggcccagccactccgccgcatgtgggatcttcccggaccggggcacgaacccgtgtcccctgcatcggcaggcagactctcaaccactgcgccaccagggaagcccctacaagaTGGTTTGAACAGAAGAGTGACCTGGTGTGACTACTCTCTAGAAACATCTGGCTGCTGGGCAGAATCAGGAGGTGAAGGGCAAGAGATTCCATAGAGGAAACTGTAGGAAATGGTGCAGTGTCCAGGCTGGAGATACTGGTGATTGTCTGGGGTGTGAGCAGGGAAAGTAATAGTAACTGattggattctggatatattctgAAAGTGGCGTTTTACAGCAATTCCTAATGGATGGAATTTGGGTTATAAGAAAGCAGAATGAAGGAAGACCCCAAATTTTGAGATTTGCAAGTAGACATGTGGGGCACCTTCCGCAGAAATGGGGAGACTCTGGAAGCAGCATATTtgaagaggccacagcactggCATTCGCTTTAGGAAAGTACAAACTGAGTCTGGGGTTCAGGTGAGATGACCTGGCTGGGGAAATAGTTGGAGGAAGTGACACCCTATAAATGAGGTTTAAAGCTTTGCGAACAGATGAGGTCACCAGGGGAGAATTGGCTACAGAAGAGGAAGGACAAGGACTGAACCCTGGACCCCCCAGAGCTATGCGATCTGATCAGACCACACACCCAAGCAGACCGCACGGTTCTGAACACCGAGTCTAGACGGCAAAGAGACCAGGGGGTCCCGATCTTCCTGTGCACCACCTGCACACCTCAGGTGGAAGGGAGcgtgagaatctgcattttaaacaagtttggtgctgatgttgctggtcttCAGATCACATATTTAGTAGCAGCAATGTAGACCAGGATTCCCACGTGGCTGTGCATCAGCTTCACCTGTAGGGCTTGTTCATAAGGGATTCCTGGACCTCATGCCCACATTCTGAGATGGCGGGTCGGGGAAGAGGCTGAGTACTTTGTCAGAATCCCTACACGCAGTCCTGAGGCTCAGGCAGATTGGGATCCACTGAGGTCAGGGATCAGAGAGTAttcagggtggggaggggtttTAAATCTGCATTGAAATCTTTCTTCCCTGGGAAGAAAAAGGCAGGACATTTTCTGGGAGATACATGTTTTCTCTACCATGCAGTATAGCCAGGTGGAAAATTTAAGAAGCAGTTATCCACTCGGCATAAAGAAAAGCTTTTGAGTTCTAAGAGGGTAGACCTAAATTTTCTCCACACACACGAAAAAGGTGATAACGTGGCATGATACAGTTGTAAGCTAATGCTACGCtggtaattattttgcaatattaaGTGTATCAAGTGAAGTTGTACACCATAAACTTACTCAATATTGTAgatcaatcatatctcaataaagcagcGGGGAAGAGTCTCTGAAT belongs to Orcinus orca chromosome 10, mOrcOrc1.1, whole genome shotgun sequence and includes:
- the LOC101276578 gene encoding BOLA class I histocompatibility antigen, alpha chain BL3-7-like isoform X7 — its product is MAPRTLLLLLSGALALTETWAGSHSLRYFYTGVSRPGRGEPRFIVVGYVDDTQFVRFDSDAPNPRMEPRAPWVEQEGPEYWDRETRTCKDAAQIYRVDLNTLRGYYNQSEAGSHTIQEMYGCDVGPDGRLLRGYRQDAYDGADYIALNEDLRSWTAADAAAQITKGKWEAAGAAEQLRNYVEGTCVEWLLRYLETGKDTLQRADPPKTHVTHHPISDREVTLRCWALGFYPKEISLTWQRDGEDQTQDMELVETRPSGDRTFQKWAALVVPSGEEQRYTCHVQHEGLQEPLTVRWEPPQSTVPIMVLIVGLVLLVVTGAVVAGAVIWRKKHSGEKGGSYAQAASSDSAQGSDVSLSLRQLPCGD
- the LOC101276578 gene encoding BOLA class I histocompatibility antigen, alpha chain BL3-7-like isoform X4 encodes the protein MAPRTLLLLLSGALALTETWAGSHSLRYFYTGVSRPGRGEPRFIVVGYVDDTQFVRFDSDAPNPRMEPRAPWVEQEGPEYWDRETRTCKDAAQIYRVDLNTLRGYYNQSEAGSHTIQEMYGCDVGPDGRLLRGYRQDAYDGADYIALNEDLRSWTAADAAAQITKGKWEAAGAAEQLRNYVEGTCVEWLLRYLETGKDTLQRADPPKTHVTHHPISDREVTLRCWALGFYPKEISLTWQRDGEDQTQDMELVETRPSGDRTFQKWAALVVPSGEEQRYTCHVQHEGLQEPLTVRWEPPQSTVPIMVLIVGLVLLVVTGAVVAGAVIWRKKHSGEKGGSYAQAASKCGGAVIPETLAVTVPKALMCLSGILRFETAALWGLSDAGFRIPPLHCDFKIF
- the LOC101276578 gene encoding BOLA class I histocompatibility antigen, alpha chain BL3-7-like isoform X14, which gives rise to MAPRTLLLLLSGALALTETWAGSHSLRYFYTGVSRPGRGEPRFIVVGYVDDTQFVRFDSDAPNPRMEPRAPWVEQEGPEYWDRETRTCKDAAQIYRVDLNTLRGYYNQSEAGSHTIQEMYGCDVGPDGRLLRGYRQDAYDGADYIALNEDLRSWTAADAAAQITKGKWEAAGAAEQLRNYVEGTCVEWLLRYLETGKDTLQRADPPKTHVTHHPISDREVTLRCWALGFYPKEISLTWQRDGEDQTQDMELVETRPSGDRTFQKWAALVVPSGEEQRYTCHVQHEGLQEPLTVRWEPPQSTVPIMVLIVGLVLLVVTGAVVAGAVIWRKKHSGEKGGSYAQAAI
- the LOC101276578 gene encoding BOLA class I histocompatibility antigen, alpha chain BL3-7-like isoform X11 encodes the protein MAPRTLLLLLSGALALTETWAGSHSLRYFYTGVSRPGRGEPRFIVVGYVDDTQFVRFDSDAPNPRMEPRAPWVEQEGPEYWDRETRTCKDAAQIYRVDLNTLRGYYNQSEAGSHTIQEMYGCDVGPDGRLLRGYRQDAYDGADYIALNEDLRSWTAADAAAQITKGKWEAAGAAEQLRNYVEGTCVEWLLRYLETGKDTLQRADPPKTHVTHHPISDREVTLRCWALGFYPKEISLTWQRDGEDQTQDMELVETRPSGDRTFQKWAALVVPSGEEQRYTCHVQHEGLQEPLTVRWEPPQSTVPIMVLIVGLVLLVVTGAVVAGAVIWRKKHSGEKGGSYAQAASSDSAQGSDVSLRHPKV
- the LOC101276578 gene encoding BOLA class I histocompatibility antigen, alpha chain BL3-7-like isoform X10; protein product: MAPRTLLLLLSGALALTETWAGSHSLRYFYTGVSRPGRGEPRFIVVGYVDDTQFVRFDSDAPNPRMEPRAPWVEQEGPEYWDRETRTCKDAAQIYRVDLNTLRGYYNQSEAGSHTIQEMYGCDVGPDGRLLRGYRQDAYDGADYIALNEDLRSWTAADAAAQITKGKWEAAGAAEQLRNYVEGTCVEWLLRYLETGKDTLQRADPPKTHVTHHPISDREVTLRCWALGFYPKEISLTWQRDGEDQTQDMELVETRPSGDRTFQKWAALVVPSGEEQRYTCHVQHEGLQEPLTVRWGEKGGSYAQAASKCGGAVIPETLAVTVPKALMCLSGILRFETAALWGLSDAGFRIPPLHCDFKIF